The Fontisubflavum oceani genomic interval ACGGGCGATTGGAAGATCTGTTCAATGCCTGCGATGGCGCCGATGTGATCAGTATCAATCAGTTGAATTTCGGCTGCGGAGGTCATCAAGAGTTCACCGAAGAGCTCCAGATGGACCGGTTTACCAAGTCGCAGCACTACACCGGCCATATGAACCCGCGAAATCCGCGGCGCGGCGTGAAGTCTTTCACGCGTGTGGGCGCGCCGGTGGATCGCATCACCAATCACTCCCCGCGGCCGATTGCCGATCGGGGGCACGAACTCAATTGGGTCAATGCCGCGGGGCAGCCGCTGCCGGACGAATTGAAGGTGCGGGAGATCAAATCTCTGGACGAGGGGCTGTTCTCCTATGACCTCGCGCAGTTGAACCATTACGCCCTGCGCTCGATGGACAGCTTCTTGACCCAAGTGGCGCGCGGCAATGCCAATCATGCGGATCGCTCGGCAGACCTGAGCTATTGGCGGCGCTACAACATCAACCAGCAAGATGAGACGCGGCTTCAACGTTGGTCGGAGCCGGTCCGGGCCGCGATGGACGAGATGCTTCAAGATGACGAGTTGGCCGTGTTGAACGCGGCCTGTATTCAAGCCCACCGCGATCAGATCGCAAGCTTGCTTGATCAAGATGATTTCGCAACCCTCAGACGCCGCATCGGCCGCGCGCACAAGCGCGGATGGGAGCAATCCCTCGATGAGGCACAAGTCTAGACCTCGGAGGGCCAAGGCGCTAACTGATCCTCAGCGGTCCCCTAGCTCAACTGGATAGAGCAGCTGACTTCTAATCAGCAGGTTCGGGGTTCGAGTCCTCGGGGGATCGCCACAGTTTCTTAACGCCATTTCCGATCCGAATCACGAAAGTGTGAAAACACCGGTCTTCTCCCTCTTCCCGGCGGAGGCATG includes:
- a CDS encoding glycosyltransferase family 2 protein — encoded protein: MSRTNNTMRVASITPMKNEGPFILEWVAYHRLIGVTDILVFSNDCTDGSDLLLDRLDELGLVRHYANPSMIMQIERHHLAVIKYINTLSRLKRVDWVVSLDMDEFICVNAGDGRLEDLFNACDGADVISINQLNFGCGGHQEFTEELQMDRFTKSQHYTGHMNPRNPRRGVKSFTRVGAPVDRITNHSPRPIADRGHELNWVNAAGQPLPDELKVREIKSLDEGLFSYDLAQLNHYALRSMDSFLTQVARGNANHADRSADLSYWRRYNINQQDETRLQRWSEPVRAAMDEMLQDDELAVLNAACIQAHRDQIASLLDQDDFATLRRRIGRAHKRGWEQSLDEAQV